The sequence ATTATTTGCCGTTGCTGTCTCTCAAAGTCTGATAAGTTGCTTGTATATTGTCCTTTATCTGGGAAAGTCTCTGTGGAGGAATCTGTTTCCTTAGGTACTGCGTCTTCTACCTGCAATTGGTGATCATCTAAACTTTTAAGAAAGGATGCAATCTTTTATCTTCCCAACAAAAAGAGTTCAAAGGAAAGAAAAGATTTCACTCACCAAATCATCACCCTGCTCTCTCTCTAATTGATCATTTGGCAATGCATTTGCAGGGCTTTCCGGCTTGATCTCAATTCCATAATCTAGCCCAGGTGTCGAGTCAAGTGAGTGCTGCCTTGCCATTTCTTGGAGACCTGCTACAAATTCTTGGAAGCTATTGTCCGTTTGCGGATCACAGTCTTTCAGGCTTTGCGCATCAATGGGTGTAGAACTCATAGAGCTCCCTGAATCAAAGGAAATGCTGGTAGTCTTGTTCATGGGTCGTCCAGGAGATGCATTTAACTCCCTAGCCCTCCAGGAAGGTGAGGCATTGTTACTAGCTTCCAAGTTATCAAACCATAGAGGAGATCTAACACACAAGAGATTCTCTCTGCAACTTCGGCTTCTTTTTGTAGTGAAAAGTTCCGGACTCTTGTAGTCTCTTCTGAAGCAGGGTGACTGTTGTTGTTCTGCTGTGTGCATACTCATAAGGTATTCAATTTTCTTCTGCATCTCCTTTACCTTTTCTTTCAAAGCCTCGTATGTACTGTTGTCAACATCATCTGACATGTAGACAGATGATTCGCTATAATATTTATCATCCTCATCTAGCTTAGCACCATCAGGTACTAATTCCACTTCGACTGTCTCTTCACATTGCTTCTTTGTAGGGAGTGAATTTTGCTGCTCTGGCTGagcaacttcttcttcttctttatttgaGCATTCTTCAGCTTGCTTTGTTGATGAACTTGTCAtcctttcttctttcttttcctcttCGTCTTCCTTCACAAATTTCTGTGTTTCTTGTACTTCAACTGATGATCTCATCTCCAAATCCGAGGTCTCAGGCTTAGCATTTGGAGACGATAAGTCAACGTTTTCCTTTTCGGCAGGAGTGCTAATCTCCACCTCTTCTTGCTCATTATTACCCATTAACGAGCTATCGCTTGGTTGGTATTCCGGAGATGATACAGTTTCTTCTTTTCTGGGTGAGAGAACCTCAGACACAGCTTTCTTATCAACAATGTCGTCATGGCTTTCCACTGGTTCTGCTTGGACACAACTCTGCTCACCTTCCACTTTTTGGTTGTTGGTTGTTTGAACAATCTCCTCCCAGCCATTGTACAGATTGTACCTCGAAAACTGAGGAATATTGTCTTCCACCAAGAAATCATCTTCTTCAGGGTTTTCGAAAAGCTCAAAGTTCCTCTCGGTGAAGTTATTAACGGTACTAGGCTCACCAATATCTATTGAATCATAGCTTCTTCTTCGAAGATCTGCATCAAAATCCATGGAGCTTAACATTGAATGTTCATCCATCCGAGAAGACCGCTCTTCTGCTGTTGCTTTAAGCAAAGTCTCCACCCGAGATTGCGCTACATCACGCTGCCATTTTAGTTCTTTCATTTGTTCCTCCATCTGCAGTTTTAATAGTtagaaaaataagaagaatgtactaagaagagagagagagagagagagatgaatcacttgtgaaaTGACTTCCTCTTTCTGTTTCAGCAATGAATAGAACTCAGAGCctgcagaagaagaagatcctATGTTCTTCAACTCATTCTCCATTCGAGCAAGTTCCTGTTGCAGTTGCTTCACCAAAGCCTTCTCTGACACAACTAGATTGACCTGAGCGTTTGTCGTCACCTCTTTAGCACATGTTGCAAAGAGAAGTGTGTTTCTTGACTGTTCAACATGACTACGTGCAGGGCTCATTGTACATATGATAGCTGTTCTCGCATTTCCTCCCAAAGAGTTCTGAAGGATTCGAGTTAGCTTCGAGTCTCGATATGGTATATGCCCGCCGTTTCTACCTTTACTGTGTTTCAAAATGAATGAGACTGCCTGTTTATAATACACACATGTCTTTGGTAGAAGAGGATCTTAATAAGTAACGAAAACCGAACCTTAGTTTGCGGATGACGGTTCCAAGAGTAAGTAAACTCCGGTTTATATGACAACCTTCTTTCAATCTTGCACCAGCAGATAAAGTTTGAGAAGCACGTTCACTTCCCGCCAGATCAACGAAGCACTTGATAATCCAAAGACATTTTGACATCAGAGAAAAgaaagatgacaaaaaaaaaaaactcattaaatCACAAACATTGCTCATCATCATACCACGGATGCAGCAAGAGTTCTGGAGCTCTCTAGAGAAAATTCTCGACCAGAGCTTTCAATAGTCTGCACGAAATGAAAAGAATTAGCATAGCACTATAGCTTTCGAGAGAATCGAAGAAACAATATAGTTAAGTTGAGATTACCAGCCGGAGAATCTGATGTGATCTGGAGCTAGTTTCATTCAATGAGGTTTCTCCAATCTTCCTCTGAGCTGCAATGACAACATAGGTTCATAAGTTAACAACATtcatcattaaaaaaataataatacaagtCAGGGAGTGTTACTTACTCTCGCAAATTGAAAGAAGCTCCTCTAGATGGGTTCTGTCTCGGAGGGTCTCCTCAATAAGTTTCTCAACGACGGTTCCTCTCTGGTGAAGCAAACACAATATGAGAGAATGTATGGCATAATATCTGAAAGAAAGTGATATAACTAACCTCTGGATCATCTAGAAGCCTCAACTGGTTATTATCTCCACTAAGGAGATCCCTCACAGCTTCATTGTAGATCTCGATTGCAGAGAACTTGAGAGTGAATTCCCGTTCTTTATGCTGAAGGAAAACAAATAATAAGAAGAGGGTTGGTTTTGTGCTCATCAAGGAAGAAAGGAGTAAAAGGTcttgaaatttttatattatttcttgttactacatatataaaacttaaaaatattaatgaatatttaCAACCTTAGTCCATAACTATTGTATCATATTCATATACAAATAGGGAGAGCATGTCAAACCTTTTGAATGTAacaaaaaatatcattcattGCGAATTCAGTGATGCCACTCATCGTGTACGTCTTCCCACTGCTTGTCTGTCCATACGCAAAAATGCTTGCTGCAAAAAAATGTGTCAAACCAAACTCATTGAGACAAGAACAAATCAAATCATTGGTAAGGTTAATATTCGTTGTTACAATTGATTCCCTCGAGGACACAAAGAGCAACCTCCTTGGCTCCATCTTCATAGACTTGTTTTGTGGGGCTATCAAATCCAAACACTTTGTCTgtaacaaaaaattcaaaacttgtTTTCTTAGCATCCTTAACTCTAAAATGGTTAAGTTTAGCTTTTAACATGTTACCAAATGTATAGGTAGATGGGAAGAGAGATCTCTCAGGCAAATTATTGTTGCAGATTATGGTTGTGTTGTTTACACATTCCCAATCGCAGATATCGTTCCTCGTCTTTTCCTTGTCGTTCCGCGGCCTTACTCTTACCGAAACCAATATCTTCTCTCCCTTTCCACCACCAGTCGtcatctttttattatttttaaacacaaaCACACTTTTTCTTATTGATTATACAAATACATTTCCTgcatgaatcttttttttttcttttttggtaaaaatcttCTTATTCTTAACGCTCTTTTTCTTCAAAACATTATCATCGAAAAATAGAGAAATGTTTAgattgtaaagaaaaaaaagattaaagaaAAGAAATGGAAGGAAGAGGACCGGATTAGAGATGGCAGCAACAAAAGAATTTATCTCTAGCTAGGAATCAGGTAAAATGCCAAAAATGGGTGAGAGGCTTTATTGGAGGGTTTATTCTTCCTCTAGCAAACATCTATATATGCTTTAAAACCTAAAATAAGaatgctttaaaaaaaaaaaaaaacaactaaaataAGAATGTTAACAGTTGTACTTTTTTACTCATCGGCTGACGGTACAAATCTATGACCTGTCTCAAGTTCTAACAAACAATGGTCAAGTAGATCAATATACACCAATTCGTTGTTTTTAGTCTGGTGGCAGTGTCGCGGTTCCTTAGAAAATGTCCCTGTTCTAAAACGCGGGCAAATCGGACATTTACTCTGCGCTTAAACGTTACTCAGCTGTGCACCTTGGCAGATTGGACCAATTTCTCCTaaaattcagattttttcaaaaaaataaaaataaataaatatttaaaaacattttcagATTATAATCATAGTTATGGTTGAAATCCCATTACAATTGAACAAAATCATAAGAAAAGAGGTTGAAATCGTGGTGAATCGTGAAAAAATGATGAGATTCGAAATTTAGGATTTGGAGGTCGAAATTGGGAAAGATGAAGAAggatatttttgtaattacgtactcattaaaaacaaaaatggaaaaaataaagcaaaacaaTCATTTTGACCCCGGTTAAATATTACGTTGGGTCTGTCACTGGTTAATGCTGTTGCTAAATACCTAGTTAAGGTGTGATTGTATCCCCATGTATCCAAAAGAGTTCTCCTTCAGATCTGAATGTATGAACAATATCTGACTTTGGTAAACTAGGTAATGATCTATCTATGGAAACGTGAAATAATCATCAACAAAtcacttatatattaaaagagaaccATTcttaataaatgcattcacacacAAATTAACGCGTCTGTCTCacaataatttcaattttagaaTGCTTACGTTTCAGCATTACAATCATTTAGAAATTAATGTGTGCACACACTAATTTTCTTAACTCAATCGCAAACAATTTAATGTGTTCACACCCTAATTTCTTTTAATCAGCTCATTTttagttttcatattttaacaTTTGTATTAGTAAATTAAAGTTCTCTCCGAACAAGTACTGAATAGTATCATtgctgaaataaataaattacaaaatcattGAGATTCACATCAACTAAAATGTCGGAATgaaaatgtttttagaaattgatAGTTTCGTATTGAAGTGATCCTGGATAGATTGATCACGTCCCTGAATGTTCTCCAACGATTGTGATGATGAAAATAAGCAGTAGAATGAGATGATACTTCTAAGAGTTGCGGAATTGGCTCTCAGACTATCGGATTTTGCTTGCAATGTAAGGATGAATCCGAAATACACTAGACAAGCTTTGATCAAACAAGATTCAGAGATAATTTTATTAGAAAAGAGTTTGATGATTTTATTGAAGAATTTCGTCCATAATATATAGAGAAGAAGACTGTACATGCACAACTTTTTGGAAACACAAcgtaattaatgaaaataaggactaaagttcaaatttaaaagataGACTTATGGATAATTCTTCATGGACGAAAAATGGGATAAGAAATGGGCATGGTTTCATCAAGAGGATCATGTGTAGTGTTGTGTCCaagcctcattaaaaaccttgtttGGAAAATctagtgggacaaaaccaaaccaaGGAAAAGAGTGCAAGTCACAACACCTCTCTCGATGAATGAGCTAGGTGGCTTGAATCacaaccagtgtggttggatcAGCACACTCTAGACTGCCCTGGATAGTGTATAGGAGTTGGTGAAGAGCTTCCTGCAACCTTGCTTGCTTAGACCGAGTCATCGGACCAAGTGGTATGTGTAAATCTTCAGAATGGCATCCACGGGGTTGCATCCACTCAGTTGTATCTACAGAATCGTATCCACTGGATTGCATCCCTTTTGCAGCATCCACCGAGTCGCATTCTTTGACTTCCCTTAGTTCTGGTACAAGCTGTTGTATCTCCTTAGTTGCATCAGTTCTTTTGCTTGCCAAGATCACATCACGTATCTTGCTGAACTTGGCCATGGTTAAAGTTTATGCATACGAAAGCAACAAATAATTGTGATTGGTTATGAATTAAGGAAATTAAAGTGAAAAACACAACACAAAATTGGATTTTTAGTTTAGCcaaatattgtttttctttacaGAGTTTTCATATCAAACTAAAAGTtagaaacataataaaattgttaagaAAATCAGAAATCATAAAagctttaaaagaaaataaaatttgggaaatcaatttaaaaatagaatttatgtACCGAGTGAAGATATCACATTATTTTTGACGCAACTCTAACCTATTTCACTCCATTGTATAGTGTTTTATCATATTTACCAAGAATTTTTATAAGAAAGAACACGTTATTGGTTATAGACTATGTCAATTTTTTAACAAGTCCAATAATATTGACACAATGCTCAAGCATTTTTATTGGTATTTTTAAAGTGTGGTCCAATCATTATGTATGTAAAATAAGCCTAACATattaattttacatttattatttttctttatatttgttCAAGAAAGTAAATCTAGGTAAAATATTTGGATCTGAAGAATCGAGCCGAACTTGATTTAATATTAATACTAAACACAAACTAAAATTGATAAAGTACTCAAATggatctaaaaaaaattaatatctgGATAACCAAATCTAAATCTGATCTTAACtgaaatattttggataccgaaaatatctaaaacataattatatatttaaatatatcagttattttaaattttatatctattagatattcattaatataaaatatataaaataacaaaatatgttcaaaatacttaaactatatatttttctccatctaaatatttaaactggactatttttatgtaaagttaagtatttagtctgaaattatttaatttttatattttatattaattttgtttttggatttcGAAGATAaagtatatttgaatttttattaaaaaaatacataattaaaataggTATCCGAACTTGAATCTAAACCAAATCTGCAATAATTCAACCCAAATCCAATCCAatttcaaaccaaaatttataaatatctgaatcatatataaatttctaactctaaaaatcaaaattactaAATCTGAACGAAAATCTAAATGTCTATCACTTGAAAAAGCTATACAACAAATCTCTCGCTACAACAGCGTAAAATACATAATCTAATCAATTATATTCACTTTGTGTTGATTAATTTAGAACCTATGTGTTTACTTATGTCATTTGATTTTCTCAATTAGGATTCATAAATATACCGAATTCATGTctactatatatatcaaaacacacattaaactattttcaaaGATGAGAAGATGATATCATAATGCATGAACGCAAAAATCAGAAATCCAGATATCCTAAAGTTTCTTTGGGCtctacaaaagaaaatattacatattataCCATTGTATTTCTCTGTTTCACATACTCTTCTTTCCCTCTGGGCTATGGCCGATAGACTCCAACTGGTTCCTGAGATTCTGATTATCCTCAAGCAGCCTATCATACTCCATCAGAAACCCATCAGCTGATTTTCTCAGAGCCTCTGTTTCAGCTTGTGCACTTTTCAGTTCTTTGCCTTTGCTTTCACTTTCAGATTCTAATTTCTTGATCTTCGCCTTCAACACTGCGATTTCTTCTCCAAGCGCTTTAACTTCTTCCCCATTCGTGTTTTTGCCATCCTCGAAACTTCTGTTCTGTTTCTTTGCGGTCTCCATTGTCTTCCTCAGCAACCGCAACTCTCTTATGTAATGGTGTAGTCGATCAATCATTAGCGAAAGAAACAGCACAAACCCTGAAATATAAAATGTTCAGtaacaataaaagaaaaaagagagtaGCCAGCCCCCAAGCAAATGAGATCTCATCCTCTTGAAAGCTCATGTCAACTCATATTGATCATGATATTCCACTAACTACACTCCTCAACACCCAAACAAATCCTCTGAGCACATATACTGATTGATAAAACGCttaataaccaaaataaaaatagattggTATGTGAATGTTAATGATTACAATACACCCATTAAAGCAGATCAATATAATTATATCAAGAAACCAATTTCAAATTGTTGAATCAGCGCCACAGAGATAGATTGTTACGTGTTCTAATCGATAAGTCAAATCAGTTCCTCTCTAATGGAGTCAACAATCGAATCTAAGAAACTAACTGTTACTGATTTTAAGAGATCGAAGTTAATTTACCCATAAGAGAAGCTTCGAGAAGATGCTTGGAGGCGAGGACCTGATCAGTAGGATTGAGAACGGCACCATCCTCGGATCGGCGCTGGATACTAAGCAAGCTGTAGACGCTGGAGATAAGAACGACGAAGACGGTGGCGCCGATGGTTTTGACGACGACGGGGCCGCGGCCGCGTTTGATGCGATCGAAGGTGAGGATGATGAGCTTTCGGAGAGGCGTCTTGAAGAGGAGAAGGAGGATCAACGCCATCTCGGCGAAGATCACCGAGTAAAGGAGCTGGATCATCGTTGTCGGTGTGAGCAAACCCTAGATCGGAGAGAAGTCAGGAGAacgtgttgttgttgttgatgaatgAAATGAGCAACAAAGACCTTTTTATGTTGGGGCTATAAATGCCACGTCCTTTCTTATTAATCTTTCTCGCTAATATTCGAGGCTTACCGGGTTGCTGATTCTAGATGTCTCGGTTTACTTTTTCTTGAACCGGTGTTTTTGCCATGTGCTGTCCACGTGGTCTTGCTTCAGTCGGTCTGACCGACTCGGTCATAATTATCTTCTTTTTGATGAACTGGTCAGCTTGAATAGCAAAATACAACGGGTCAAATCATAGTTTTTATACGGTTCTCTCCATGTTTTATGAAAGGTTGTCAAGTATCTCTTTCCATGATCAAATCCAACGTAATTCTTTTATACAGAATTATGTATTGCAAAACGAGTCTGTTACAGAGAGTAATAAATATAACtacaatgttttatttatttcataaagTACTACAGcaagatataataaaaatttatctttacATAGATAAAATGTTTTACTATCTCTCTTTTAAATTGATTAACATGTCACACTCAGACATATACACTAGTCTAACATGTTCCCAGATCAAACTAACCCAAACACCCTTCTAACTTCACCCCTAGCCTTTATGTTGTGTCTACTCTAATTCAACACCAAAACCTTTATGCTTACGGTCTTGTCTTGAGGTGGAACCTATCCCAAGACACGTCTCTATCTACTTATATTTGTAGATTTCGTGGTTTGCCCTA comes from Brassica rapa cultivar Chiifu-401-42 chromosome A02, CAAS_Brap_v3.01, whole genome shotgun sequence and encodes:
- the LOC103848550 gene encoding kinesin-like protein KIN-7J isoform X2, giving the protein MTTGGGKGEKILVSVRVRPRNDKEKTRNDICDWECVNNTTIICNNNLPERSLFPSTYTFDKVFGFDSPTKQVYEDGAKEVALCVLEGINSSIFAYGQTSSGKTYTMSGITEFAMNDIFCYIQKHKEREFTLKFSAIEIYNEAVRDLLSGDNNQLRLLDDPERGTVVEKLIEETLRDRTHLEELLSICETQRKIGETSLNETSSRSHQILRLTIESSGREFSLESSRTLAASVCFVDLAGSERASQTLSAGARLKEGCHINRSLLTLGTVIRKLSKGRNGGHIPYRDSKLTRILQNSLGGNARTAIICTMSPARSHVEQSRNTLLFATCAKEVTTNAQVNLVVSEKALVKQLQQELARMENELKNIGSSSSAGSEFYSLLKQKEEVISQMEEQMKELKWQRDVAQSRVETLLKATAEERSSRMDEHSMLSSMDFDADLRRRSYDSIDIGEPSTVNNFTERNFELFENPEEDDFLVEDNIPQFSRYNLYNGWEEIVQTTNNQKVEGEQSCVQAEPVESHDDIVDKKAVSEVLSPRKEETVSSPEYQPSDSSLMGNNEQEEVEISTPAEKENVDLSSPNAKPETSDLEMRSSVEVQETQKFVKEDEEEKKEERMTSSSTKQAEECSNKEEEEVAQPEQQNSLPTKKQCEETVEVELVPDGAKLDEDDKYYSESSVYMSDDVDNSTYEALKEKVKEMQKKIEYLMSMHTAEQQQSPCFRRDYKSPELFTTKRSRSCRENLLCVRSPLWFDNLEASNNASPSWRARELNASPGRPMNKTTSISFDSGSSMSSTPIDAQSLKDCDPQTDNSFQEFVAGLQEMARQHSLDSTPGLDYGIEIKPESPANALPNDQLEREQGDDLVEDAVPKETDSSTETFPDKGQYTSNLSDFERQQRQIIELWAVCNVPLVHRTYFFLLFKGDPSDYVYMEVELRRLSFLKQTINNDTETSRTQTVKALTREKEWLSKQIPKKFPWNQRIELYRKWGVEVNSKQRSLQVACKVWTNTQDTEHIKESASLVAKLLGFVEASRMPKEMFGLSLLPGTENVKSSGWRFTKSFSSMRLTGS
- the LOC103848550 gene encoding kinesin-like protein KIN-7J isoform X1 yields the protein MTTGGGKGEKILVSVRVRPRNDKEKTRNDICDWECVNNTTIICNNNLPERSLFPSTYTFGNMLKAKLNHFRVKDAKKTSFEFFVTDKVFGFDSPTKQVYEDGAKEVALCVLEGINSSIFAYGQTSSGKTYTMSGITEFAMNDIFCYIQKHKEREFTLKFSAIEIYNEAVRDLLSGDNNQLRLLDDPERGTVVEKLIEETLRDRTHLEELLSICETQRKIGETSLNETSSRSHQILRLTIESSGREFSLESSRTLAASVCFVDLAGSERASQTLSAGARLKEGCHINRSLLTLGTVIRKLSKGRNGGHIPYRDSKLTRILQNSLGGNARTAIICTMSPARSHVEQSRNTLLFATCAKEVTTNAQVNLVVSEKALVKQLQQELARMENELKNIGSSSSAGSEFYSLLKQKEEVISQMEEQMKELKWQRDVAQSRVETLLKATAEERSSRMDEHSMLSSMDFDADLRRRSYDSIDIGEPSTVNNFTERNFELFENPEEDDFLVEDNIPQFSRYNLYNGWEEIVQTTNNQKVEGEQSCVQAEPVESHDDIVDKKAVSEVLSPRKEETVSSPEYQPSDSSLMGNNEQEEVEISTPAEKENVDLSSPNAKPETSDLEMRSSVEVQETQKFVKEDEEEKKEERMTSSSTKQAEECSNKEEEEVAQPEQQNSLPTKKQCEETVEVELVPDGAKLDEDDKYYSESSVYMSDDVDNSTYEALKEKVKEMQKKIEYLMSMHTAEQQQSPCFRRDYKSPELFTTKRSRSCRENLLCVRSPLWFDNLEASNNASPSWRARELNASPGRPMNKTTSISFDSGSSMSSTPIDAQSLKDCDPQTDNSFQEFVAGLQEMARQHSLDSTPGLDYGIEIKPESPANALPNDQLEREQGDDLVEDAVPKETDSSTETFPDKGQYTSNLSDFERQQRQIIELWAVCNVPLVHRTYFFLLFKGDPSDYVYMEVELRRLSFLKQTINNDTETSRTQTVKALTREKEWLSKQIPKKFPWNQRIELYRKWGVEVNSKQRSLQVACKVWTNTQDTEHIKESASLVAKLLGFVEASRMPKEMFGLSLLPGTENVKSSGWRFTKSFSSMRLTGS
- the LOC103848550 gene encoding uncharacterized protein LOC103848550 isoform X3, giving the protein MIQLLYSVIFAEMALILLLLFKTPLRKLIILTFDRIKRGRGPVVVKTIGATVFVVLISSVYSLLSIQRRSEDGAVLNPTDQVLASKHLLEASLMGFVLFLSLMIDRLHHYIRELRLLRKTMETAKKQNRSFEDGKNTNGEEVKALGEEIAVLKAKIKKLESESESKGKELKSAQAETEALRKSADGFLMEYDRLLEDNQNLRNQLESIGHSPEGKKSM